The Desulfotignum phosphitoxidans DSM 13687 genomic sequence AAAACCTGAATGTATCCTACGGCAATATCAAGGCCCTTCACGGCATCAGTTTTTCCGTGGCAGCCGGAGAAATCCTCACCATCATCGGTGCCAACGGGGCGGGAAAAAGCACCACTCTGCGGGCCATTTCCCGGATGATCCCCTGTGAATCCGGATCTGTCATGGAATTCAACGGCCGGAACATTTTAAAATATTCAGCAGACAAAGTGGTGTCAAAACTGGGGATCTCCCATGTGCCGGAAGGCCGCCGTATTTTCGGAAACCTCACCGTAACGGAAAACCTGACACTGGCCTGTTTTGCCAGAAAAGACAAAGACCAGATTGAAGCGGACCGAAAATGGGTGTTTGACCTGTTTCCCCGGCTGGAAGAACGCCGCCACCAGCTGGCAGGCACCCTGTCCGGCGGTGAGCAGCAGATGCTGGCCGTTGGCAGAGGATATATGTCCGGACACCAGATGATGCTTCTGGATGAACCCTCCATGGGACTGGCACCCCTGCTCATGCTGGACATGTTTGATGCCTTAAGGGAGATCAACAAACTGGGCACCACCATTTTGCTGGTGGAGCAGAACGCCCGGCTGGCTCTGAAGTTTGCCCAGCGGGGGTATGTGATTGAAAACGGTTCCCTGGTGCTGGAAGGGCCCACGGATGAACTGCTGGATAATCCCGAGGTAAAAAAAGCGTATCTGGGGGCTTGAACTATCCGGCCAGCATCTGGTTGACATGTTCGACATACGCGCCCATGCGGCAGGGTTTGGACAGATGGGCCACAAACCGGTCTTTTTCCATCAACGGCTTGATGGCTTCGATGAATTCGATATTGCCTGAAACAAACAGCACCGGGACTGAAGAGTTAATGCGGCGGATATGCCGGTAAACATCCATTCCGGTTTTTGAACCGGCAAGCATGTAATCCAGGCTGATCAGATCATATCTGTTTTGATCGAACAGATCCATGGCAGTGGCCGCATCGGCTGCGACATCCACCTGATGATGACAAGGGGCCTGGGACAGCACCCGGTGCTGTG encodes the following:
- a CDS encoding ABC transporter ATP-binding protein translates to MQLNIQNLNVSYGNIKALHGISFSVAAGEILTIIGANGAGKSTTLRAISRMIPCESGSVMEFNGRNILKYSADKVVSKLGISHVPEGRRIFGNLTVTENLTLACFARKDKDQIEADRKWVFDLFPRLEERRHQLAGTLSGGEQQMLAVGRGYMSGHQMMLLDEPSMGLAPLLMLDMFDALREINKLGTTILLVEQNARLALKFAQRGYVIENGSLVLEGPTDELLDNPEVKKAYLGA